A genome region from Struthio camelus isolate bStrCam1 chromosome 26, bStrCam1.hap1, whole genome shotgun sequence includes the following:
- the MICOS13 gene encoding MICOS complex subunit MIC13 isoform X1, with protein MAARLLPVVKFVIKGSLAGAAVYVAYDQGLLGSGTQGAEALKKAQEALPPAIQEWTNYIGWELPPTPKFDFSPSDSWNKGVQTVMSALSVAPARACEYTVEGWKWKVPLNIGSGDSQACSAWKCPR; from the exons ATGGCCGCCAGGCTGCTTCCCGTCGTCAA GTTTGTCATCAAAGGAAGCCTGGCTGGAGCAGCTGTATACGTGGCATATGATCAGGGGCTGCTGGGCAGTGGCACACAAGGTGCTGAAGCCCTCAAAAAAGCTCAAGAAGCACTTCCTCCAGCTATCCAAGAATGGACAAATTACATAGGCTGGGAG ctTCCACCCACTCCAAAATTTGACTTTTCTCCCTCTGACTCCTGgaataaag GAGTGCAGACAGTCATGTCTGCCTTGTCTGTAGCTCCCGCCAGGGCCTGTGAATACACTGTGGAAGGCTGGAA ATGGAAAGTGCCTTTAAACATTGGAAGTGGGGATTCCCAGGCTTGCTCTGCTTGGAAGTGTCCTCGTTGA
- the MICOS13 gene encoding MICOS complex subunit MIC13 isoform X2 produces the protein MAARLLPVVKFVIKGSLAGAAVYVAYDQGLLGSGTQGAEALKKAQEALPPAIQEWTNYIGWELPPTPKFDFSPSDSWNKGVQTVMSALSVAPARACEYTVEGWKYVKDLVK, from the exons ATGGCCGCCAGGCTGCTTCCCGTCGTCAA GTTTGTCATCAAAGGAAGCCTGGCTGGAGCAGCTGTATACGTGGCATATGATCAGGGGCTGCTGGGCAGTGGCACACAAGGTGCTGAAGCCCTCAAAAAAGCTCAAGAAGCACTTCCTCCAGCTATCCAAGAATGGACAAATTACATAGGCTGGGAG ctTCCACCCACTCCAAAATTTGACTTTTCTCCCTCTGACTCCTGgaataaag GAGTGCAGACAGTCATGTCTGCCTTGTCTGTAGCTCCCGCCAGGGCCTGTGAATACACTGTGGAAGGCTGGAAGTATGTGAAGGATCTTGTCAAATGA
- the LOC104151012 gene encoding scaffold attachment factor B1-like produces the protein MAESQSAAGLGDFTSLSGAAAAVSEPDTRRLSELRVIDLRAELKRRNLDSGGNKSVLMERLRKAIEDEGGDPDEIPVPSEMTNKRMPKRTSKGRKSEEEGVEDNGLEENSRDEQEDIEASLDTLQDIDMMDISVLDEAEIDNSSAVDCGEDYSPDNILDSLSDHKDNADAEMKELPDQLTENEEDNDEIENNLDASSSDLIEMKKMEKLHLEPENEKILDILGETCKSELLNEETSEVEQPHAQEASNVVPGKKLAEEEDALAAAQLEEDALDLDSKSAQALARKEAKRLVVAKGETSEQTIEEEKLDSESLVVETLSDQSSKRTQGLEVSSGETAEKGAGPEAKDSKEDAKKTEDKANSEESPATKESSTSEGGDQKKSPVEDADTKITSKDEKGRNAGSSSRNFWVSGLASTTRATDLKNLFSKYGKVVGAKVVTNARSPGARCYGFVTMSTAEEATKCITHLHKTELHGKIISVEKAKSEPAGKKPIEKKEGEAKKETVNERAGSVKRDEKSDQKDDSKKTEDKDEKERKDKDELKPGSSDQPKTTKSGSKGTERTVVMDKSKGEPVISVKTSTTSKDRSIKSQDRKSESRERQGIVPFDKIKAQRKMREAEQRRTRERRERQQHLQTIREREERERLEIARERLEIERQRLERERMERERLERERMHIEHERRREQDRIQREREELRRQHEQLRYEQERRSAMRRPYDIDGRRDDPYWPEAKRMAMNDRYHSDFSRQDRFHDFDHRDRGRYQDHSIDRRDGSRTAMGDRDGQHYPDERHGGPDRHSRDSRESWGSYGSDRRMSESRGMPPQSRDGRDWGDHGRKFEAHQDRSWQSSVDGGVIGRDHERWQGGGRGRPGHVMHRGGMSGRGGFMQGGNQSQMMHGGGMQGEGFAGQERANRPNDPRFNRRY, from the exons ATGGCGGAGAGTCAATcagcggccgggctgggggacttCACATCCCTTAGTGGGGCCGCGGCTGCCGTCTCAGAACCCGACACGCGGCGGCTGAGCGAGTTGCGCGTGATAGACCTGCGGGCCGAGCTCAAGCGCCGCAACCTGGACAGCGGCGGCAACAAGAGCGTCCTCATGGAGCGGCTGAGGAAG GCCATTGAGGATGAAGGAGGAGATCCTGATGAAATTCCTGTGCCTTCAGAAATGACCAACAAGAGAATGCCAAAAAGAACTAGCAAAG gaagaaaatcagaagaaGAAGGTGTTGAAGACAATGGACTAGAAGAAAACTCTAGAGATGAGCAA GAGGATATTGAAGCAAGTCTGGATACCTTGCAGGATATTGACATGATGGATATTAGTGTGTTAGATGAAGCTGAAATAGATAACAGCAGTGCTGTAGACTGCGGAGAAGACTATAGTCCCGACAATATTCTTGATTCACTGTCTGATCATAAAGACAATGCTGATGCAGAAATGAAAGAACTTCCAGATCAGCTAACAGAAAATGAA GAAGATAATGATGAAATTGAAAACAATTTAGATGCCTCTTCTTCTGATTTAATTGAAATGAAG AAAATGGAGAAACTACACTTGGAGCCAG aaaatgagaaaatactcGACATTTTGGGGGAAACTTGTAAATCTGAACTACTTAACGAAGAAACTTCCGAAGTGGAGCAGCCACATGCACAGGAAGCAAGTAACGTGGTGCCAGGCAAGAAGCTAGCCGAGGAAGAGGACGCTCTTGCTGCCGCTCAGTTGGAGGAAGATGCTTTAGATTTGGACAGCAAATCGGCACAGGCTTTGGCAAGGAAGGAAGCAAAGCGTTTAGTTGTAGCAAAAGGGGAGACAAGTGAACAGACAATAGAGGAAGAGAAACTGGACTCTGAATCTTTAGTAGTAGAGACCCTAAGCGATCAGAGTAGCAAACGAACCCAAGGCCTGGAAGTCTCTAGTGGGGAAACAGCGGAAAAAGGCGCAGGTCCCGAAGCCAAAGATAGCAAAGAAGATgccaagaaaacagaagacaaagctAATTCTGAGGAATCCCCTGCTACTAAAGAGTCCTCAACCAGTGAGGGCGGTGATCAGAaaaagag CCCTGTTGAGGATGCAGATACAAAGATAACCTCAAAAGATGAGAAag gTCGCAATGCTGGCAGTTCTAGTAGAAACTTTTGGGTGAGTGGACTTGCCTCTACTACCAGAGCTACAGATTTGAAGAATCTGTTTAGCAAATATGGGAAG gtgGTTGGTGCAAAAGTGGTCACCAATGCTCGTAGTCCTGGTGCTCGCTGTTATGGCTTTGTTACAATGTCTACAGCTGAGGAAGCAACAAAATGTATTACTCACCTCCACAAAACAGAGTTACAtgggaaaataatttctgtagaaAAA GCAAAAAGTGAACCTGCTGGGAAGAAGCCAATTGAGAAAAAAGAGGGTGAAGCGAAGAAAGAAACAGTCAATGAGAG AGCTGGCAGTGTTAAAAGGGATGAGAAATCTGACCAAAAAGATGATtctaaaaaaacagaagacaaagatgaaaaagaaagaaaagataaagatgaACTGAAGCCTGGTTCATCAGATCAACCTAAAACTACCAAATCAG GAAGTAAAGGAACAGAGAGAACTGTAGTAATGGATAAATCTAAAGGAGAACCTGTTATTAGTGTGAAAACATCAACTACATCAAAAGACAGA AGCATTAAGAGTCAGGATCGCAaatcagaaagcagagagagacaaGGCATTGTCCCATTTGACAAAATTAAAGCACAACGAAAAATGAGAGAGGCAGAACAGCGCCG CACACGTGAGCGTCGGGAAAGGCAGCAGCACCTGCAAACTATCCGGGAACGAGAAGAAAGGGAGAGGCTTGAGATTGCTCGTGAGAGACTGGAAATTGAAAGACAGCGTCTTGAACGAGAACggatggaaagagagagactggagagagaaagaatgcACATAGAGCACGAAAGGAGAAGAGAACAAGATCGCATTCAGCGAGAAAGAGAAGAGCTGCGACGCCAGCATGAGCAATTGCGCTATGAACAGGAACGTCGGTCTGCAATGAGAAGACCGTATGACATAGATGGCAG GAGAGATGACCCATACTGGCCAGAAGCAAAACGAATGGCAATGAATGATAGGTACCATTCAGACTTCAGTCGCCAGGATCGCTTCCATGACTTTGATCATCGGGATCGTGGCCGTTATCAAGACCATTCAATAGACAG GAGAGATGGATCAAGGACAGCGATGGGAGATCGGGATGGACAA CATTATCCAGATGAGCGCCATGGAGGACCGGACCGTCATTCACGGGACTCTCGGGAGAGTTGGGGTAGCTACGGATCTGACAGAAGAATGAGTGAAAGTAGAGGGATGCCCCCGCAGTCCCG GGATGGACGTGACTGGGGAGATCATGGTCGAAAGTTTGAAGCACATCAAGATCGTTCATGGCAAAGCAGTGTAGATGGAGGAGTGATAGGACGGGATCATGAGAGATGGCAAG GTGGAGGTAGAGGCAGACCTGGCCATGTGATGCATCGTGGAGGCATGTCAGG GCGTGGAGGTTTCATGCAAGGTGGCAACCAAAGCCAGATGATGCATGGAGGAGGAATGCAAGGAGAAGGATTTgctggccaggagagagcaaacAGACCCAATGATCCCCGTTTCAACCGTCGCTACTga